In a single window of the Hippocampus zosterae strain Florida chromosome 6, ASM2543408v3, whole genome shotgun sequence genome:
- the sh2d3cb gene encoding SH2 domain containing 3Cb codes for MKRHKHSPGWLGSLANLSKLRRPSSRRKASAPPQTGRFDDSESAPQPRGYARSSAMYTHVGTVPRGGRRLSGMDKEEEGGDGEEKGTNADCVRDSPLLGALSSLSLDAPEQPGFAPAPPGMDRDPAAARLMSKGAPSTPSTPSTRAPQDVYVHMDALGRHQTTKDSPEVENLSSPPDGGGEYVKFSKGKTFWLEEQLQEELRSHAWYHGPITRQVAESLVLNQGDFLIRDSESSPGNFVLTSRWDQETNHFPVRTTVVHCGVQYSLDREVFDSLPALVRFCAGSSRSAAKIRQPVNRTLPLSYPQTAVAPPPCQLTPSQAEEVGSESPSSLHRRDRRQPAFSSSADDTALQSTDAAPSPSPPLSERDPDIGPPDWDGGCYTEVYPGPRSFVERLRDEEGQRAMDVYLSPVMETASSFAPASYRSPLMPGDNKPLEVGILQRVKELLAAADPRTAARHITKWDCTVAQILEAPQELQRLMGVSSGVELLTLPHGQQLRLDLLERLHTMATVLAVNVLGCTGTTEERASALRRMIGIAAELKCNMGNMFGFSAVMRALDLPQVSRLEQTWTALRQRHTEDAVLYEKILRPFLKGLNEGRESCPDSGTTFPHVLPLLCLLEKSVALDEGPPGAEDTAGAEAWETAEGGADVDVLMFHLEAARKHAQLGAVYTANARSKLQDFQERADFSEVFRTDFQIRLLWGSRGASESPVRRYAKFNQVLSALSNRLEPMHEIIH; via the exons ATGAAGAGACACAAACACT CTCCCGGCTGGTTGGGGAGTCTGGCCAACCTCTCTAAGCTCCGCCGGCCGTCCTCCCGACGCAAGGCCTCCGCCCCTCCGCAGACCGGGCGCTTTGACGACAGCGAGTCCGCCCCCCAGCCGCGGGGCTACGCCCGCTCCAGTGCCATGTACACCCACGTGGGAACGGTGCCTCGCGGAGGCAGGCGGCTGAGCGGGATGgacaaagaggaggaggggggggatggCGAGGAGAAGGGGACGAACGCCGACTGCGTGCGGGACTCCCCCCTGCTCGGGGCTCTGTCCAGCCTCAGCCTCGACGCTCCGGAGCAGCCCGGCTTTGCTCCGGCCCCGCCGGGCATGGACCGAGATCCCGCGGCTGCGCGGCTCATGTCCAAAGGCGCTCCAAGTACTCCAAGTACTCCAAGTACTCGGGCTCCGCAGGACGTCTATGTGCACATGGATGCGCTTGGCAGGCACCAAACCACGAAGGACTCACCGGAAGTGGAAAACCTGTCCAG tCCACCAGATGGCGGTGGCGAGTATGTCAAG TTCTCCAAGGGCAAGACGTTCTGGCTGGAGGAGCAGCTGCAGGAAGAACTGAGGAGCCACGCCTGGTACCACGGACCCATCACCCGACAG GTGGCCGAGAGCCTGGTACTGAACCAGGGGGACTTCCTAATCCGGGACTCCGAGTCCAGCCCGGGCAATTTTGTCCTGACCTCCCGCTGGGACCAGGAGACCAATCACTTTCCCGTCCGGACCACAGTGGTGCACTGCGGAGTCCAGTACAGCCTGGACCGGGAGGTGTTTGACTCGCTGCCCGCCCTGGTGCGTTTCTGCGCGGGGAGCAGCCGGAGCGCCGCCAAGATCCGGCAGCCGGTGAACAGGACGCTGCCGCTGAGCTACCCGCAGACGGCCGTTGCTCCGCCCCCATGTCAGCTGACCCCGAGCCAGGCGGAGGAAGTCGGCTCCGAAAG CCCCTCGTCTTTGCACCGACGGGACCGCCGACAACCAGCGTTCTCCTCCTCCGCCGACGACACGG CTCTTCAATCTACCGATGCCGCCCCGTCACCGTCTCCTCCTCTTTCCGAACGGGACCCGGACATTGGGCCTCCAGACTGGGACGGAGGCTGCTACACGGAGGTCTACCCGGGGCCCCGAAGCTTCGTGGAGAGGCTCCGTGACGAGGAGGGTCAGAGGGCCATGGACGTTTACCTGTCTCCCGTGATGGAAACGGCGTCGTCCTTCGCCCCCGCCAGCTACCGCTCTCCGCTGATGCCTGGGGACAACAAGCCCCTGGAGGTGGGCATCCTGCAGCGGGTGAAGGAACTCCTGGCTGCGGCCGATCCCCGGACGGCCGCCCGACACATCACCAAGTGGGACTGCACG GTCGCTCAAATCCTGGAGGCGCCTCAGGAGCTGCAAAGGCTGATGGGAGTCAGCTCGGGCGTGGAGCTGCTCACGCTGCCGCATGGACAGCAGCTCCGATTAGACCTGCTCGAAAG GCTGCATACGATGGCCACCGTGTTGGCGGTGAATGTGTTGGGGTGCACCGGCACCACCGAGGAGCGAGCCTCCGCACTGCGCAGAATGATCGGCATCGCCGCCGAGCTCAAGTGCAACATGGGCAACATGTTCGGATTCTCGGCCGTGATGAGAGCTCTGGACCTGCCGCAG GTGAGTCGCCTGGAGCAGACTTGGACGGCATTACGGCAACGGCACACGGAGGACGCCGTTCTCTACGAGAAAATTCTGCGGCCCTTCCTGAAGGGCCTGAATGAGGGCCGAG AAAGCTGCCCCGATTCCGGGACCACTTTCCCTCACGTCCTGCCGCTGCTCTGCCTTCTGGAGAAGAGCGTGGCCCTGGACGAGGGGCCGCCGGGGGCCGAGGACACCGCGGGGGCCGAGGCGTGGGAGACGGCGGAGGGCGGCGCGGACGTTGACGTGCTCATGTTCCACTTGGAAGCCGCCAGGAAACACGCCCAGCTCGGCGCCGTCTACACTGCCAATGCACGCAGCAAACTGCAAG ACTTCCAGGAGCGGGCGGACTTCTCCGAGGTGTTCCGCACGGACTTCCAGATCCGACTTCTGTGGGGCAGCAGGGGAGCGTCGGAGAGCCCGGTGCGTCGCTACGCCAAATTCAACCAAGTGCTGAGCGCCTTATCGAACAGGCTGGAGCCGATGCATGAAATCATTCATTGA
- the LOC127602675 gene encoding UDP-glucuronosyltransferase 2A2-like — MSRPTLLTLAALLCVFGGGAAGGKILVFPIDGSHWINMKVLIEELHARGHDITVLRPSDNWYIKPESHLYKTITLHSSGGFDEVNFGSFVTRMLLLRRDGASLWKRLALEYELVEQFYNLNRQVVDMMSNLFEDREMMRNLREADYQVVLTDPALGGGVLLARRLGLPLVLNVRWTIQGEAHMAIAPSPLSYVPIPGVKLTDKMTFADRLKNVIYYLFTQWQIWYVADTTYKPFVHRYFGPDVHYMELFQSADIWLMRNDFTFEFPRPTMPNVVYMSGFQCKPARPLPAELEDFAQSSGEHGLVVMTLGTLVADLPEDITDGIAAAFARLPQKVVWRHRGKRPSTLGNNTLILDWLPQNDLLGHPKTRLFVAHGGTNGLQEAIYHGVPLVGLPLMFDQHDNFFRMEARGVAKVLDIATVNRENFLEALQAVLHQPSYGDRMRRLSALHRDQPVPALSRAVFWIEFVMRHKGAPHLRTESYKMSTVQYHSLDVAAFLMAVTLTGAAICVTALRVLCRCLFYRSKLKKE; from the coding sequence ATGTCCCGGCCGACGCTTCTGACGCTGGCGGCGCTCCTCTGTGTTTTTGGCGGCGGCGCGGCGGGTGGCAAGATCCTGGTCTTCCCCATCGATGGCAGTCACTGGATCAACATGAAAGTCCTGATCGAAGAGCTCCACGCCCGCGGCCACGACATCACTGTGCTGCGACCCTCCGACAACTGGTACATCAAACCCGAGTCGCACCTCTACAAGACCATCACCCTGCACTCCTCGGGCGGCTTCGACGAGGTCAACTTCGGCTCCTTCGTCACCCGGATGCTCCTCTTGCGACGGGACGGCGCCTCCTTGTGGAAGCGGCTGGCGCTGGAGTACGAGCTGGTCGAGCAGTTCTACAACCTCAACCGGCAAGTCGTGGACATGATGAGCAACTTGTTCGAAGACCGGGAGATGATGCGGAACCTGCGGGAGGCCGACTACCAGGTGGTTCTCACCGACCCGGCGTTGGGCGGCGGAGTCCTCCTGGCCCGCCGTCTGGGTCTCCCCCTGGTGCTGAACGTCCGCTGGACCATCCAGGGCGAGGCGCACATGGCCATCGCCCCCTCGCCTTTGTCTTACGTTCCCATCCCCGGTGTCAAGCTGACGGACAAAATGACCTTTGCGGATCGTCTCAAGAACGTCATCTACTACTTGTTCACGCAGTGGCAGATTTGGTACGTGGCGGACACCACCTACAAGCCGTTTGTCCACAGGTACTTTGGCCCGGACGTGCACTACATGGAGCTCTTCCAGTCGGCCGACATCTGGCTGATGAGGAACGACTTCACCTTTGAGTTCCCGCGGCCCACCATGCCCAACGTGGTCTACATGTCCGGGTTCCAGTGCAagccggcgcggccgctccccGCCGAGCTGGAGGACTTTGCGCAGAGCTCGGGCGAGCACGGCTTGGTGGTGATGACTCTCGGGACCCTGGTGGCAGACCTCCCGGAAGATATCACCGACGGAATCGCCGCCGCCTTCGCCCGGCTCCCCCAGAAGGTGGTCTGGAGGCACCGGGGTAAGCGTCCGTCCACCCTGGGAAACAACACGCTCATCCTGGACTGGCTCCCGCAGAACGACCTCCTGGGCCACCCCAAAACCCGGCTTTTCGTCGCGCACGGCGGCACCAACGGCCTCCAGGAGGCCATCTACCACGGCGTCCCCCTGGTGGGCCTCCCGCTCATGTTTGACCAGCATGACAACTTCTTCCGGATGGAAGCCAGGGGGGTAGCCAAGGTGCTGGACATCGCCACGGTGAACCGGGAGAACTTCCTGGAGGCCTTGCAGGCGGTTCTCCACCAGCCATCCTACGGCGACAGGATGCGGCGCCTGTCGGCGCTGCACCGCGACCAGCCCGTCCCCGCTCTGAGCCGCGCCGTCTTCTGGATCGAGTTCGTCATGAGGCACAAGGGGGCGCCGCACCTGAGGACCGAGTCTTACAAGATGTCCACAGTCCAGTACCACAGCCTGGATGTCGCCGCCTTCCTGATGGCCGTCACCTTAACCGGCGCCGCCATCTGCGTCACGGCGCTGAGAGTCCTGTGCCGATGTTTGTTTTACCGAAGCAAGTTGAAAAAAGAatga